Proteins encoded within one genomic window of Salipaludibacillus agaradhaerens:
- a CDS encoding transporter substrate-binding domain-containing protein — MNHFFKNKKQSLLLGGLSMTLILSACGGGENNQNEQNEESTPTAWDEIQESGVITVATSGTLYPTSYHSDEDNDLTGFEVEIVREVADRLDLDVTFTEMGFDGMLTSINSGQVDLAVNDIDINERREEDFLFTDPYKFSYGAMIVRPDDHSGIESLEDLEGKRHGGAATTIYMQLAEEYGAEGVTYDNVTNDTYLRDIENGRLDVVMNDYYLQSLAIEALPDIDVVIHPDLFYYPNNQAMIMKKDSVELQENINSVLAEMMEDGTITELSEQFFGGQDVSQEPDIDFEVEQ; from the coding sequence ATGAATCATTTTTTCAAAAATAAAAAGCAGTCATTGTTACTAGGTGGTTTATCCATGACACTTATCCTTTCCGCATGTGGTGGAGGAGAAAATAATCAGAATGAGCAAAACGAAGAGAGCACGCCAACAGCTTGGGATGAGATCCAAGAAAGCGGCGTTATCACAGTGGCCACATCAGGTACACTATATCCTACCTCGTATCATTCTGATGAGGATAATGATTTAACTGGGTTTGAAGTAGAAATTGTGAGAGAAGTTGCCGATCGACTCGATTTAGACGTGACATTTACCGAAATGGGTTTTGATGGCATGCTCACTTCTATTAATAGCGGTCAAGTAGATTTAGCCGTGAATGATATTGATATAAACGAGCGTCGAGAAGAAGACTTCTTGTTTACAGATCCTTATAAATTCTCATACGGAGCTATGATAGTGCGTCCTGATGATCACTCTGGCATTGAGTCCTTAGAAGATCTGGAAGGAAAGCGACACGGAGGCGCTGCTACTACTATTTATATGCAGCTTGCTGAAGAGTATGGGGCTGAAGGGGTTACGTATGATAATGTGACGAATGATACGTATTTAAGAGATATCGAAAACGGACGCCTTGATGTCGTAATGAATGATTACTATTTACAGTCGCTTGCTATTGAAGCGTTACCCGACATTGACGTTGTGATCCATCCGGACTTATTTTACTACCCTAATAATCAAGCAATGATCATGAAGAAAGACAGCGTTGAGTTGCAAGAAAACATTAATAGCGTCCTTGCTGAGATGATGGAAGACGGTACAATCACTGAGCTTTCCGAGCAATTCTTCGGTGGACAAGATGTTTCTCAAGAGCCGGATATTGACTTTGAAGTGGAACAATAA
- a CDS encoding amino acid ABC transporter permease, producing MRDIQWEYIFNIELATDSFLFIMEGIGYTMLISLSSMLIGIVISLFLALGRMSSLIWLQWPSRLYISFMRGVPILVILFILYFGFPFIGIEFNAVTAAIIGFSLNSAAYMAEINRSAIGAVPKGQWESAKSLGFSFWPMLQLIVLPQATRIAIPPLTNVLLDLIKASSLAAMITVPEIFQQARIVGGREMDYMTMYILVALIYWGICSVMTILQNYLENRYKKYGEI from the coding sequence ATGCGTGACATTCAATGGGAGTACATCTTTAACATCGAACTAGCTACCGATAGCTTTCTCTTTATAATGGAAGGCATAGGATATACCATGCTTATTTCGTTAAGCAGTATGCTTATCGGCATTGTGATCAGCCTGTTCTTAGCACTCGGGCGCATGTCTTCTCTTATATGGCTGCAATGGCCCTCCCGTTTGTATATCTCTTTTATGCGTGGGGTGCCCATTCTTGTAATTCTATTCATTCTTTATTTTGGGTTTCCTTTTATCGGGATAGAGTTCAATGCTGTCACCGCAGCGATTATTGGATTCAGTTTAAATAGTGCTGCTTATATGGCTGAAATTAATCGCTCTGCCATCGGTGCTGTTCCAAAAGGTCAATGGGAATCAGCTAAATCCCTCGGCTTTTCGTTTTGGCCCATGCTGCAGTTAATTGTATTACCACAGGCAACACGCATTGCCATTCCGCCGCTGACGAATGTTTTACTTGATTTAATTAAAGCATCATCATTGGCCGCTATGATTACTGTACCAGAGATTTTTCAACAAGCGCGTATAGTCGGTGGACGAGAAATGGATTACATGACGATGTACATTCTCGTCGCATTAATCTATTGGGGGATCTGCTCCGTTATGACGATTCTACAGAACTATTTGGAAAACCGTTACAAAAAATATGGGGAGATTTAA
- a CDS encoding EamA family transporter — protein MNKLSFLLVLLGAILWGTTGTAQYFAPDEAHPVAVGTMRLAVGGTVLFMIGLMTKKVASIEWPVKTILLAACAMAAYQPLFFSAVATTGVAIGTVVAIGSAPLMTGLIEWIVYRRRPIRQWWIATSLSILGCILLFVTQGTIELDPMGFILALGAGFAFSTYTLVNKDIVKKVAPEMAVAVVFTIAAIILSPLLFVFDVSWVTELNGLLVVLQLGIVATAIAYLLFVKGLMGIPASTAVTLSLAEPLTAALLGVAIVGEVLTLWASLGVFLIFAGLAVLIYTPKKAVLKRSA, from the coding sequence ATGAACAAGCTTTCATTTTTACTCGTTCTACTCGGGGCGATCCTTTGGGGCACAACAGGAACCGCACAGTATTTCGCTCCTGACGAGGCTCACCCTGTTGCAGTAGGGACAATGCGATTGGCAGTGGGAGGCACTGTTTTATTTATGATCGGTCTCATGACCAAAAAAGTCGCTTCAATTGAATGGCCGGTAAAAACTATTTTACTTGCTGCATGTGCTATGGCTGCCTACCAGCCGTTATTTTTTTCTGCGGTGGCAACCACTGGTGTCGCCATCGGTACCGTCGTTGCCATTGGAAGCGCTCCTTTAATGACGGGCCTCATCGAGTGGATTGTTTACCGAAGGCGTCCTATAAGACAGTGGTGGATTGCCACTAGTCTATCGATTCTTGGTTGTATCTTACTATTCGTTACCCAAGGCACTATTGAGCTTGATCCTATGGGATTTATTCTAGCATTAGGGGCTGGGTTCGCTTTCTCAACATATACACTTGTCAATAAGGATATCGTCAAAAAAGTTGCGCCTGAGATGGCGGTAGCAGTTGTTTTTACAATAGCCGCGATTATCCTTTCACCTCTGCTATTCGTGTTTGATGTGAGCTGGGTGACAGAGCTAAACGGTTTACTTGTTGTCCTCCAACTAGGCATAGTGGCCACAGCTATTGCGTACCTACTTTTTGTCAAAGGGCTGATGGGTATACCAGCTTCGACAGCTGTCACGTTATCGCTGGCAGAGCCATTAACAGCCGCTCTGCTTGGCGTTGCCATCGTGGGAGAAGTCTTAACCTTATGGGCATCTTTAGGAGTATTCCTTATTTTTGCCGGACTTGCAGTGTTAATCTATACACCTAAAAAAGCTGTCCTAAAGCGTAGCGCTTAG
- a CDS encoding manganese-dependent inorganic pyrophosphatase, whose product MSTDKVLVFGHQNPDTDTICSALVYADLKQQLGMNVEAVRLGEVGAETQYALDEFGVDAPRYVKEVANEVDKVILVDHNERQQSVQDLDKVQVMEVIDHHRIANFETESPLYYRAEPVGCTATILNKLYKEHDVSIKKEMAGLMVSAIISDSLLFKSPTCTKEDIEAANELAKIAEVDLEAYGLEMLKAGADMSDKTVDQLLNMDAKEFTMGSHNVQIAQVNVVDTNDVLDRINEVKAEMEAVLAKKGLSLFLLAVTDILTNDSLAIVVGEQTKAVESAFDVTLNDGQATLKGVVSRKKQIVPQLTNALS is encoded by the coding sequence ATGAGCACAGATAAAGTACTAGTTTTCGGACATCAAAATCCTGATACGGATACGATTTGTTCTGCGTTAGTTTACGCGGACTTGAAGCAACAATTGGGAATGAATGTTGAAGCTGTTAGACTTGGAGAAGTTGGTGCTGAGACGCAATATGCACTTGATGAATTTGGCGTAGACGCCCCACGCTACGTGAAAGAAGTGGCGAACGAAGTAGATAAAGTTATCCTTGTAGATCATAATGAACGCCAACAAAGTGTCCAGGACTTGGACAAAGTGCAGGTAATGGAAGTGATTGATCATCACCGTATTGCTAATTTTGAAACGGAAAGTCCTCTATACTACCGAGCGGAGCCTGTTGGGTGTACAGCAACCATCCTTAATAAGTTATATAAAGAACATGACGTTTCTATCAAAAAAGAGATGGCAGGTTTAATGGTATCGGCGATCATCTCAGATTCCCTCTTATTTAAATCTCCGACGTGTACAAAGGAAGATATAGAGGCTGCTAATGAATTGGCCAAAATAGCTGAGGTGGATTTAGAAGCTTACGGCTTAGAAATGCTAAAAGCAGGGGCCGACATGAGCGATAAGACAGTTGATCAACTACTGAATATGGATGCTAAAGAGTTTACAATGGGAAGTCATAACGTGCAGATCGCCCAAGTTAATGTGGTAGATACGAATGATGTTCTAGACCGTATTAACGAGGTGAAAGCAGAGATGGAGGCAGTTCTTGCTAAGAAAGGCCTAAGCCTATTTTTACTAGCGGTCACAGATATTTTAACGAATGACTCTCTCGCTATAGTGGTTGGTGAACAAACTAAAGCAGTGGAAAGTGCGTTCGATGTGACGCTCAACGATGGTCAAGCAACACTTAAAGGTGTGGTGTCACGCAAAAAACAAATCGTACCACAATTAACAAACGCCCTTTCTTAA
- a CDS encoding antibiotic biosynthesis monooxygenase yields the protein MFIEMKNIHVTHGSAQKVVDQFASPGVVEEAEGFVDLSVLVKETRKGPDEVVIMIRWESEEAWKQWEKSEPHLNMHRQSRGKAKPEHIISSSHQTYDVKAVKEKVSPAT from the coding sequence ATGTTTATTGAAATGAAAAACATCCATGTAACGCACGGCTCTGCCCAAAAAGTTGTTGATCAATTCGCAAGTCCAGGAGTAGTTGAAGAAGCTGAAGGCTTTGTGGATTTAAGTGTGTTAGTCAAAGAAACGCGTAAAGGCCCCGATGAAGTGGTTATTATGATTCGCTGGGAGTCTGAAGAGGCATGGAAACAATGGGAAAAGAGTGAGCCGCATTTAAATATGCATCGCCAAAGCCGTGGGAAAGCAAAACCTGAACATATTATAAGTTCTTCTCATCAAACATATGATGTGAAAGCCGTGAAGGAGAAAGTATCCCCTGCCACATAA
- a CDS encoding glycoside hydrolase family 1 protein, with protein MSELKQFPENFLWGGAIAANQVEGAFDEDGKGLSISDVVKVVRPEDRKKMKIPFPTTAEVQEALNDTNHKNYPKRYGIDFYHRYKEDIALFKELGFKTLRVSIAWGRIFPNGDDATPNEAGLKFYDNLFDELIKNGIEPVVTLSHYETPLNLTLTYKGWTNRKLVDFFAKYAETVFERYKDKVKYWITFNEINCILMAPYIGGAFLRDHVAEGELLQAQFQSAHHQFLASAKAVEALHRIIPDGKIGCMVVGMINYPNSPHPDDVMTALNDQRNTFFFTDVMTRGHYPAYMTSFFKENGITIQKEAEDDAILKNNVVDYVALSYYMSSVSARPETEGEKAAGNLLSSLKNPYLEASDWGWQIDPKGLRTLLNMFYDRYEKPLFVVENGLGAFDEVEDDGSIHDDYRIAYLREHIKEMGKAIEDGVDLIGYTAWGPIDLISFSTSEMSKRYGFIYVDQDDYGNGSLKRSKKDSFYWYQKVIETNGEEL; from the coding sequence ATGTCAGAGTTGAAACAATTTCCGGAAAATTTTTTATGGGGTGGCGCTATCGCCGCAAACCAAGTTGAAGGCGCTTTTGATGAAGACGGTAAAGGGCTATCTATCAGTGATGTTGTAAAAGTTGTGAGGCCTGAAGACAGAAAAAAAATGAAAATCCCTTTTCCAACAACAGCTGAAGTTCAAGAAGCATTAAATGACACGAATCATAAAAATTACCCGAAGCGGTATGGTATTGATTTCTATCACCGTTACAAAGAAGATATTGCGTTGTTTAAGGAACTAGGCTTCAAAACATTAAGGGTGTCCATCGCATGGGGGCGAATCTTCCCAAATGGTGACGACGCAACTCCTAATGAAGCGGGATTAAAATTTTATGATAATCTATTTGATGAACTAATTAAAAACGGTATTGAGCCTGTTGTTACACTGTCCCATTATGAAACACCGCTTAATCTCACATTGACATACAAAGGGTGGACAAATCGAAAGCTCGTGGACTTCTTTGCTAAGTATGCTGAAACTGTTTTTGAGCGTTACAAAGACAAAGTAAAGTACTGGATTACGTTTAATGAAATTAATTGTATTTTAATGGCACCGTATATCGGAGGCGCTTTCTTACGTGACCATGTAGCTGAAGGAGAACTGTTACAGGCACAATTTCAATCTGCCCATCACCAGTTTTTAGCTAGTGCCAAAGCGGTTGAAGCCCTTCATCGTATTATTCCAGATGGTAAAATTGGATGTATGGTCGTCGGTATGATCAACTATCCGAACAGTCCTCATCCAGACGATGTCATGACAGCACTAAATGACCAGCGCAACACATTCTTTTTCACAGATGTTATGACTCGTGGGCATTATCCAGCTTATATGACAAGTTTCTTCAAAGAGAATGGCATTACCATTCAAAAGGAAGCAGAAGACGATGCCATCTTAAAAAATAATGTCGTTGATTATGTTGCTCTCAGCTACTATATGTCATCTGTGTCTGCCCGTCCAGAAACTGAAGGAGAAAAAGCAGCAGGTAACTTATTAAGTAGCTTGAAGAACCCTTATCTTGAAGCGTCTGACTGGGGTTGGCAAATTGATCCGAAGGGGCTAAGAACGTTATTAAATATGTTCTATGACCGCTACGAAAAGCCACTATTTGTCGTGGAAAATGGTTTAGGAGCTTTTGACGAAGTTGAAGACGATGGTAGCATTCACGATGATTATCGCATTGCTTATTTACGTGAGCATATTAAGGAAATGGGAAAAGCGATTGAAGATGGCGTGGACCTTATTGGGTATACTGCTTGGGGGCCGATTGATCTTATTAGTTTCTCTACATCTGAAATGTCCAAGCGGTACGGCTTTATCTACGTTGATCAAGATGATTACGGTAATGGCTCGCTTAAGCGGTCCAAAAAAGACAGCTTTTACTGGTATCAAAAAGTAATTGAAACAAATGGAGAAGAGCTATAA